A genomic stretch from Triplophysa dalaica isolate WHDGS20190420 chromosome 4, ASM1584641v1, whole genome shotgun sequence includes:
- the LOC130420126 gene encoding transmembrane protein 233-like translates to MPLDGSQSDVKGSLDGSLDLFRTWFGPATQRPPLKNYLLLTILTCFCPAYPINILALVFSIMSRNSYEQEDYEGSRRLGKMALYVSIASIIIGIIIISIFCVVHFTTKDA, encoded by the exons ATGCCTCTGGACGGCTCACAGTCGGATGTGAAGGGTTCATTGGATGGAAGTTTGGATTTATTTAGAACCTGGTTTGGCCCTGCGACCCAACGTCCTCCTCTTAAAAATTACCTGCTGTTAACCATCCTCACCTGCTTCTGTCCCGCGTATCCCATCAACATCCTCGCACTGGTCTTCTCTATcatg tCCAGAAACAGTTATGAGCAGGAGGATTATGAAGGTTCAAGGCGTTTAGGAAAGATGGCTCTGTATGTGTCCATCGCCTCCATTATCATtggcatcatcatcatctcaatTTTCTGCGTTGTGCATTTTACCACG aaagATGCTTAG